A DNA window from Syngnathus typhle isolate RoL2023-S1 ecotype Sweden linkage group LG2, RoL_Styp_1.0, whole genome shotgun sequence contains the following coding sequences:
- the ahcyl1 gene encoding S-adenosylhomocysteine hydrolase-like protein 1 isoform X2 has translation MSHGGRRGREQAEMAHRERIQFANAEDKQEFSKYPTKAGRRSLSRSISQSSTDSYSSAASYTDSSDDETSPRDKAQVNTQGSSDFCVKNIKQAEFGRREIEIAEQDMSALISLRKRAQGEKPLAGAKVVGCTHITAQTAVLIETLVALGAQCRWTACNIYSTQNEVAAALAETGVPVFAWKGETEDDFWWCIDRCVNLEGWQANMILDDGGDLTHWVYKKYPSVFKKVRGIVEESVTGVHRLYQLSKAGKLCVPAMNVNDSVTKQKFDNLYCCRESILDGLKRTTDIMFGGKQVVVCGYGEVGKGCCTALKALGAIVCITEIDPICALQACMDGFRVVKLSEVIRQMDVVITCTGNKNVVTREQLDRMKNGCVVCNMGHSNTEIDVASLRSHELTWERVRSQVDHIIWPDGKRVVLLAEGRLLNLSCSTVPTFVLSITATTQALALIELFNAPEGRYKQDVYLLPKKMDEYVASLHLPNFDAHLTELSDEQAKYMGLNKNGPFKPNYYRY, from the exons CAGGAGTTCAGCAAATACCCGACCAAAGCTGGCCGCCGCTCCCTCTCTCGCTCCATCTCGCAGTCGTCCACAGACAGCTACAGCTCAG CTGCGTCCTACACTGACAGCTCTGATGATGAAACATCCCCAAGAGACAAAGCTCAGGTCAACACTCAGGGCAGCAGCGACTTCTGCGTGAAGAACATCAAACAGGCCGAATTTGGCCGCCGTGAGATTGAAATTGCCGAACAAG ATATGTCGGCCCTCATTTCCCTGAGGAAGAGAGCGCAGGGTGAGAAGCCTCTGGCGGGGGCCAAAGTGGTGGGCTGTACCCACATCACGGCTCAGACGGCG GTGCTGATCGAGACCCTGGTGGCTCTGGGGGCTCAGTGTCGCTGGACCGCATGCAACATCTACTCCACCCAGAACGAGGTGGCTGCTGCTCTGGCCGAGACAG GAGTGCCCGTGTTTGCCTGGAAGGGTGAGACCGAGGATGACTTCTGGTGGTGCATCGACCGCTGCGTCAACTTGGAGGGCTGGCAAGCCAATATG ATTTTGGACGATGGCGGAGACTTGACACACTGGGTTTACAAGAAGTACCCCAGCGTGTTCAAGAAAGTGCGGGGCATCGTCGAGGAGAGCGTCACCGGTGTTCATCG ACTCTACCAACTGTCCAAAGCCGGCAAGCTGTGTGTCCCGGCGATGAACGTGAATGACTCGGTCACCAAGCAGAAGTTTGACAACCTCTACTGCTGCCGTGAATCCATCCTGGACGG cttgaaGAGAACCACGGACATCATGTTTGGCGGCAAACAAGTGGTGGTGTGCGGTTATGGAGAG GTGGGCAAAGGCTGCTGCACAGCTCTGAAAGCCCTCGGAGCAATCGTGTGCATCACTGAGATCGACCCTATCTGCGCCCTGCAGGCGTG CATGGACGGCTTCAGAGTGGTCAAACTGAGCGAGGTGATCCGGCAAATGGATGTGGTCATCACTTGCACTG GCAACAAGAACGTTGTCACCAGAGAGCAACTGGATCGCATGAAGAACGGCTGCGTGGTGTGCAACATGGGCCACTCCAACACGGAGATTGACGTG GCCAGTCTACGCAGCCACGAGCTGACATGGGAGAGGGTCCGCTCGCAGGTGGACCACATCATCTGGCCTGATGGGAAGAGAGTTGTCCTGCTGGCTGAG GGTCGCCTGCTTAATCTGAGCTGCTCCACAGTGCCCACCTTTGTGTTGTCCATCACCGCGACCACTCAG GCTCTGGCCTTAATCGAGCTGTTCAACGCTCCAGAGGGACGTTACAAGCAGGATGTGTATCTCCTGCCCAAGAAAATGG ACGAGTACGTGGCCAGTTTGCATCTTCCCAACTTTGATGCTCACCTCACAGAGCTCTCTGACGAGCAGGCCAAGTATATGGGCCTCAACAAGAACGGCCCCTTCAAGCCCAACTATTACAG GTATTAA
- the clrn1 gene encoding clarin-1 — protein sequence METRWYWREGVGGEAGGRVKAPRAAMAAARRYKRLLLSFGGALAACCALATAVSAGLPSWVDGSVLCRTGAELVNATGSELNKFVGRLAYGLFHGERVKTCGLGGRTSRFSIFSELLDAIPAGLHVTIIIFCGALIVFSSVSSGFFFFNAFGRPYETLHGPLGLYLWTSICCACSFLVVVLFASEVRIERLSERIANFKEVTFVFQTHGESFDICFWILLLVFFLHAFNALMIPLAGMNFPMLRRKDLDPSGGAADLMY from the exons ATGGAGACGAGATGGTATTGGAGGGAGGGTGTCGGTGGAGAGGCTGGCGGCAGGGTTAAGGCGCCGAGGGCGGCCATGGCAGCGGCGCGGCGATACAAGCGTCTGCTGTTGAGTTTTGGAGGTGCGCTGGCGGCGTGCTGCGCGCTGGCAACCGCGGTTTCCGCTGGACTTCCTAGCTGGGTGGACGGGTCCGTCCTGTGCAGAACCGGAGCAGAACTCGTTAACGCTACTGGGAGCGAGCTCAATAAATTCGTCGGGCGTCTCGCCTACGGACTCTTCCACGGGGAGAGAGTCAAGACCTGTGGCTTGGGCGGCAGGACCTCACGATTCTCAA TCTTTTCAGAGTTGTTGGACGCCATCCCAGCAGGTCTCCACGTGACCATCATCATCTTCTGCGGCGCGTTGATTGTCTTCTCGTCTGTGTCCagtggcttcttcttcttcaacgcCTTTGGACGTCCTTACGAGACGCTGCACGGTCCTCTGGGACTTTACTTGTGGACGTCCATCTGCT GTGCATGCAGCTTCCTCGTCGTGGTTCTGTTCGCGTCTGAAGTGAGGATCGAGCGTCTGTCTGAGCGCATTGCCAACTTCAAGGAAGTGACTTTCGTGTTCCAGACGCACGGCGAAAGCTTTGACATCTGCTTCTGGATCCTCCTTCTTGTCTTCTTCCTGCATGCTTTCAATGCGCTGATGATCCCACTGGCAGGGATGAACTTCCCCATGTTGCGGCGTAAAGACTTGGACCCAAGTGGCGGCGCTGCCGACCTTATGTATTGA
- the LOC133169617 gene encoding glucose 1,6-bisphosphate synthase-like produces the protein MGDAEQGDGATEAEQRPPSSGDDKVDEALRRWMRWDKNERTRAQAVALLGSVSVSELQHRFCSTLTFGTAGLRAPMGAGFNRINDLTVIQSTQGLCAYLLKCVPDAERRGVVVGFDTRGQPEIGCSSQWLASLTAAVMLSREVRVHLFSSYVPTPYVPFAVKELGAAAGVMITASHNPKEDNGYKVYWSNGAQVTAPHDSAILASVKEHQEPWSVACWDVTLAQRSPLRSDPLRHVDAAFMCAVANLCWHREVNSRCPLKFVHSSFHGVAHDFVQRAFATFGFHSPPIAVPEQKDPDPQFPTVHVPNPEEGHSVLELSFRLAEREHASVVLATDPDADRLAVAELSDSGEWKVFSGNELAALLGWWMLSSWKSRCGDSADLRDVYMLTTAVSSRILHALARQEGFHVEETLPGFKWIGNRIQELRAEGKTVLFAFEESIGFLCGSLIPEKDGVSTAVVVAEMAAYLHDRKLNLQQQLHNIYRMYGYHMSRTSYVICNDGVTICRIFARIRDFDGSSSYPDACGGVRVVHVRDVNTGYDSSQADGRSVLPVSRSGHMITFTLENGVVATLRTSGTEPKIKIYTELCATPGTSEVSNLEVELQKATEALLRDFLEPEKNKLIRPAV, from the exons ATGGGCGACGCTGAGCAGGGCGACGGAGCCACGGAGGCCGAGCAGAGGCCACCGAGTAGCGGAGATGATAAGGTGGACGAGGCGCTGCGGCGCTGGATGCGCTGGGACAAG AACGAGAGGACTCGGGCGCAAGCAGTTGCCTTGCTCGGGTCAGTGAGCGTATCTGAGCTGCAGCACCGGTTCTGCTCCACATTGACTTTTGGCACTGCCGGACTGAGAGCGCCAATGGGAGCAGGGTTTAACCGCATTAATGACCTCACCGTCATCCAGTCCACACAG GGGTTGTGCGCCTACCTGCTCAAGTGTGTTCCAGATGCAGAGCGCAGAGGCGTAGTGGTGGGGTTTGACACCAGGGGGCAGCCGGAGATCGGCTGCAGCAGTCAATG GCTGGCGTCACTGACGGCGGCCGTGATGCTAAGCAGAGAGGTCAGGGTGCATCTCTTCTCTAGCTATGTGCCAACGCCGTATGTG CCCTTTGCCGTCAAGGAGCTGGGCGCGGCGGCGGGCGTGATGATCACTGCGTCTCACAATCCCAAAGAAGACAATGGCTACAAGGTGTACTGGTCTAACGGCGCTCAGGTGACGGCGCCTCACGACAGTGCCATCCTGGCGAGCGTGAAGGAGCATCAGGAGCCCTGGAGTGTTGCCTGCTGGGACGTCACGTTGGCACAGCGCAGCCCGCTGAGGAGTGACCCGCTGAGGCACGTGGACGCCGCCTTCATGTGCGCCGTCGCTAACCTTTGCTGGCAcag GGAGGTGAATTCCAGATGTCCCCTCAAGTTTGTGCACTCATCTTTCCACGGTGTTGCACATGACTTCGTACAACGAGCCTTTGCCACCTTCGGGTTCCATTCGCCGCCCATTGCAGTCCCCGAGCAGAAAGACCCTGATCCTCAATTTCCAACTGTGCACGTTCCCAACCCCGAGGAGGGTCACTCCGTCTTG GAGCTGTCTTTCCGTCTGGCTGAACGTGAGCACGCCTCCGTGGTCCTGGCCACCGATCCAGATGCCGATCGTCTAGCGGTGGCGGAGCTAAGCGACAGCGGTGAGTGGAAGGTTTTCTCGGGAAACGAGCTGGCGGCCCTGCTCGGGTGGTGGATGTTGTCGTCGTGGAAGAGCAGGTGTGGCGACAGTGCCGACCTACGGGATGTCTACATGCTCACCACCGCCGTCTCCTCCAGGATCCTCCACGCACTCGCCCGCCAGGAAGGATTCCACGTGGAG gAAACACTTCCCGGCTTCAAGTGGATCGGCAACAGAATTCAGGAGCTCAGAGCAGAGGGAAAGACCGTCTTGTTCGCCTTCGAGGAGTCAATTG GCTTCCTGTGCGGCAGTCTGATTCCTGAGAAGGACGGAGTGAGCACAGCTGTCGTGGTAGCGGAGATGGCCGCCTACCTCCATGACAGGAAGCTCAATCTCCAGCAGCAGCTGCACAACATCTACCGCAT GTACGGTTATCACATGTCGCGGACATCTTATGTCATCTGCAACGACGGCGTCACCATCTGCCGCATCTTTGCTCGCATCAGAGACTTTGATGGTAGCAGCTCGTATCCGGACGCCTGCGGCGGCGTACGCGTCGTCCACGTGAGAGACGTCAACACGGGATACGACAGCAGCCAGGCAGACGGCCGTTCG GTACTTCCCGTGAGCAGGAGTGGTCACATGATCACATTCACGCTGGAGAACGGTGTCGTGGCCACGCTGAGGACGAGCGGCACCGAACCCAAAATCAAAATTTACACTGAACTGTGCGCCACGCCGGGAACCAG TGAGGTGTCTAACCTGGAGGTGGAGCTTCAGAAGGCGACTGAGGCGCTGCTGCGTGACTTCCTGGagcctgaaaaaaacaaattaattcGCCCTGCTGTCTAG
- the LOC133169831 gene encoding coagulation factor VII isoform X1, whose translation MLKSITTTTTILLLSAVLVESTVFLQRDSAEQILRSAAVTRRRRANSNTLEELFPGDLERECYEERCSQEEAAEIFQSQEKTLEFWFRYTNFNPCATNPCVNGGKCTLEREDFLCLCPPRYHGSTCQLEVSSCTYRNGGCLQYCTDLPEGAGVQCGCAEGFKLESDGQRCSKTVAFPCGSQQVERLHRGRALWDLSDDANFTAETGIILDYANFTVETDAILEDTNVTMEMDTILDDSQDIGFNWTEFTDERLNPRIVGGALEKLGGSPWQVLIRRADGYGFCGGTLVSDRWVVSAAHCFQQTADHVTIGDYDKKRRDPGEQKIPVKQVVLHPYFHEFTMDSDVALLHLARPVVRGPTAIPACLPDHHLSKYLLKEDNRGLVTGWGATQYLRRSSRFLRKVALPVVNHHLCRNSTKQVITDNMFCAGYVDTGLDACSGDSGGPFVVHYRGTWFLTGVVSWGEGCASSGKYGVFTRLGNFLSWIKITMDRVDRNATHN comes from the exons ATGTTGAAATCTATCACCACGACAACCACAATACTGCTGCTCAGCGCCGTCCTGGTGGAGAgcacag TGTTCTTGCAACGAGACTCGGCCGAGCAGATCCTGCGCTCAGCTGCCGTCACCAGGAGGCGGCGAGCAAATTCCAATACGCTGGAGGAGCTTTTTCCCGGTGACCTGGAGCGGGAATGCTACGAAGAACGTTGCTCCCAGGAGGAGGCCGCCGAGATCTTCCAGTCGCAGGAGAAGACG CTGGAGTTTTGGTTCCGGTACACCA ACTTCAATCCATGTGCGACCAATCCGTGTGTCAATGGTGGGAAGTGCACGCTGGAGCGGGAAGACTTCCTGTGTCTGTGCCCGCCCCGTTACCACGGCAGCACCTGCCAATTGG AGGTGTCATCATGTACCTATAGAAATGGTGGCTGCCTGCAGTACTGTACAGACTTGCCAGAGGGCGCTGGTGTTCAGTGTGGATGTGCTGAAGGTTTCAAACTGGAGTCTGATGGACAAAGGTGTTCAAAGACAG TGGCCTTTCCATGTGGCAGCCAGCAGGTGGAAAGGTTGCATCGAGGTCGCGCCCTCTGGGACCTCTCGGATGATGCCAACTTCACGGCAGAAACAGGCATTATTTTGGATTATGCTAATTTTACTGTTGAAACGGACGCCATCTTGGAGGACACCAATGTCACAATGGAAATGGACACCATCTTAGATGACAGTCAAGACATAGGCTTCAACTGGACGGAATTTACAGATGAGCGTCTCAATCCTCGCATTGTGGGAGGAGCCTTGGAGAAACTGGGAGGTAGTCCCTGGCAG GTGCTCATCCGTCGTGCTGATGGCTATGGATTTTGCGGAGGAACCCTGGTGTCAGATCGCTGGGTGGTCTCAGCTGCACACTGCTTCCAGCAGACTGCTGACCATGTCACCATAG GCGACTATGACAAGAAGCGTCGTGATCCCGGCGAGCAGAAGATTCCTGTCAAGCAAGTTGTGCTTCATCCTTACTTTCATGAATTCACCATGGACAGCGACGTCGCTTTGCTCCATCTCGCTCGACCTGTTGTCAGGGGGCCCACCGCCATCCCCGCATGCTTGCCGGACCACCACCTTTCCAAATACCTGCTAAAG GAGGACAATCGGGGCCTAGTAACAGGGTGGGGGGCCACACAGTACCTGCGCCGATCCTCCCGATTCCTCAGGAAGGTGGCGCTTCCAgtggtcaaccaccacctctgCAGAAATTCTACGAAGCAG GTAATCACGGACAACATGTTCTGCGCAGGCTACGTAGACACTGGCTTGGATGCGTGCAGCGGGGACAGCGGTGGTCCCTTCGTAGTCCACTACCGCGGAACCTGGTTCCTGACAGGTGTGGTTAGCTGGGGTGAGGGCTGTGCCAGCAGTGGCAAATATGGCGTCTTCACCCGCTTGGGAAACTTCCTCAGCTGGATCAAGATCACCATGGACAGGGTGGACCGGAATGCCACACACAACTGA
- the LOC133169831 gene encoding coagulation factor IX isoform X2: MLKSITTTTTILLLSAVLVESTVFLQRDSAEQILRSAAVTRRRRANSNTLEELFPGDLERECYEERCSQEEAAEIFQSQEKTLEFWFRYTNFNPCATNPCVNGGKCTLEREDFLCLCPPRYHGSTCQLEVSSCTYRNGGCLQYCTDLPEGAGVQCGCAEGFKLESDGQRCSKTVAFPCGSQQVERLHRGRALWDLSDDANFTAETGIILDYANFTVETDAILEDTNVTMEMDTILDDSQDIGFNWTEFTDERLNPRIVGGALEKLGGSPWQVLIRRADGYGFCGGTLVSDRWVVSAAHCFQQTADHVTIGDYDKKRRDPGEQKIPVKQVVLHPYFHEFTMDSDVALLHLARPVVRGPTAIPACLPDHHLSKYLLKEDNRGLVTGWGATQYLRRSSRFLRKVALPVVNHHLCRNSTKQAT, translated from the exons ATGTTGAAATCTATCACCACGACAACCACAATACTGCTGCTCAGCGCCGTCCTGGTGGAGAgcacag TGTTCTTGCAACGAGACTCGGCCGAGCAGATCCTGCGCTCAGCTGCCGTCACCAGGAGGCGGCGAGCAAATTCCAATACGCTGGAGGAGCTTTTTCCCGGTGACCTGGAGCGGGAATGCTACGAAGAACGTTGCTCCCAGGAGGAGGCCGCCGAGATCTTCCAGTCGCAGGAGAAGACG CTGGAGTTTTGGTTCCGGTACACCA ACTTCAATCCATGTGCGACCAATCCGTGTGTCAATGGTGGGAAGTGCACGCTGGAGCGGGAAGACTTCCTGTGTCTGTGCCCGCCCCGTTACCACGGCAGCACCTGCCAATTGG AGGTGTCATCATGTACCTATAGAAATGGTGGCTGCCTGCAGTACTGTACAGACTTGCCAGAGGGCGCTGGTGTTCAGTGTGGATGTGCTGAAGGTTTCAAACTGGAGTCTGATGGACAAAGGTGTTCAAAGACAG TGGCCTTTCCATGTGGCAGCCAGCAGGTGGAAAGGTTGCATCGAGGTCGCGCCCTCTGGGACCTCTCGGATGATGCCAACTTCACGGCAGAAACAGGCATTATTTTGGATTATGCTAATTTTACTGTTGAAACGGACGCCATCTTGGAGGACACCAATGTCACAATGGAAATGGACACCATCTTAGATGACAGTCAAGACATAGGCTTCAACTGGACGGAATTTACAGATGAGCGTCTCAATCCTCGCATTGTGGGAGGAGCCTTGGAGAAACTGGGAGGTAGTCCCTGGCAG GTGCTCATCCGTCGTGCTGATGGCTATGGATTTTGCGGAGGAACCCTGGTGTCAGATCGCTGGGTGGTCTCAGCTGCACACTGCTTCCAGCAGACTGCTGACCATGTCACCATAG GCGACTATGACAAGAAGCGTCGTGATCCCGGCGAGCAGAAGATTCCTGTCAAGCAAGTTGTGCTTCATCCTTACTTTCATGAATTCACCATGGACAGCGACGTCGCTTTGCTCCATCTCGCTCGACCTGTTGTCAGGGGGCCCACCGCCATCCCCGCATGCTTGCCGGACCACCACCTTTCCAAATACCTGCTAAAG GAGGACAATCGGGGCCTAGTAACAGGGTGGGGGGCCACACAGTACCTGCGCCGATCCTCCCGATTCCTCAGGAAGGTGGCGCTTCCAgtggtcaaccaccacctctgCAGAAATTCTACGAAGCAG GCTACGTAG